CGCCTCGTAGGTGATCAGCAGCGCGACCAGCGCGACGCCCCACCCGCCGCCGAGGTCGGTCACCGCGTAGAGCAGGCCGATCCCCACCAGCGAGGCGACGACCCCGCCCAGGCCCACCAGCAGGAGCGGGCGGCGCCCGATCCGGTCGACCAGCAGCAGCCCGACGAGGGTGAACACCACGTTGGCCACACCGATGCCGACCGACGACAGGATCGCCGCCGACGTCCCGAAACCGGCCTTCGTCAGCAGGGTCGGCGCGTAGTAGGTGATCGCGTTGACGCCGACCAGCTGGTTCACCGCGGCCACACCGATGCCGAGGTAGATCGCCGGGCGCATCGCGGGCTTGAGCACGTCGCGGTAGGTCACGCCGTCCTCGGCGGTGACCGCCGAGGACAACGCGCGCAGCTCCGACTCGACCCGGTCCGGACCGACGATGCGCCGCAACACTTCGCGCGCCTCCTGCGACCGCCCGCGCGAGACCAGCCACCGCGGGCTCTCCGGCAACCGGAACAGGCCGGCGAACATCAGCAGCGACGGCAGCCCTGCCAGCCCCAGCATCCAGCGCCAGGCACCCGCTTCGGCGAGCACGTACCCGGACATGTAGGACAGCAGAATCCCGGAGCTGATCATGATCTGGTTGATCGACACCAGGCTGCCGCGCTTCTCCGGGGGCGCGATCTCGGCGATGTAGGCGGGCACCGACAACGACGCCGTGCCGATGGCGAAGCCGAGCAGCAGCCGCGAACCGAGCAGCGTCGCCAGGTCCGGTGCCAGCGCCGAGATCACCGCGCCGGCGGTGAACACCACGCTGGTGATCGACAAGGTGCGCCTGCGGCCCAGGGCGTCGGCGATGATCCCGCCGAGCCCGACGCCGACGATCGCGCCGACCAGCAGCGAGGCGACCACGACCTGCTGCCACAGCTCGGAGAGCTGGAACTCCGGGGCGATGTAGAGCAGGGCCGCCGAGATGACGCCGGTGTCGTAGCCGAACAGCAGCCCGCCGAGCGCCGCGACGAGCGCGGCTCCGGTGACGGCCTTCCCGGCGGCGCGGGAGGGTGGTGCGGGATCGAGTGACGTGGTGGCCACTGTCGAACCTCATTTCTCCGGCGACGCTGCCGGGGAAGAGCGGTGCGGAATCTTCAGGTGTCGCCTGCCGGTGCGGCGAGCGCGTGTCCTGTCGGCGGTGGAGCCGCTGAGCGGTGCCCGGCGGCTCCTCAGCGATCTCCTCGCGGGACCGGCGATGTCGTTGGCCCCGCAGCGGAAACACCGCCCGGTCAGGCGGTGATGGAGGTCCACGGGGTGGCTCGGCCCTGGATGGCCGTCACGCACTGGTCGAGCCGGCGGCGGGCGGTGTCGGCGAGGAACGGGCGCCGCTCCGGCTGGTCCAGCGCCACCGCGTCCTTCCAGAAGGCACGCCCCGCGATGAAACCGGAGGCGCCGCCCTCGTCGCAGGAGATCCGCAGCACGTCCTGGAACTCGTCGAAGCCGACTCCGGCGGAGAGCACGACCCACGGGACGGTGACGACCTCGGCGAGGCGGCGGCACGCCTCGGCCGAACCCGGGTACTCCAGCTTCAGCAGGTCGGGCTTGAGCTCGTCGAGCGCGCGGGCGGACTCGATGATCGCGTCGGCGCGGGCCTGCGGGGACAGCTCGCCCTCCCCGGGCAGCGGGTAGATCAGGTTCTCGATCACCGAGGGCACGCCGTCGGCGCGGCAGTCCGCGACGACCTCCGCGGCGGCGTCGACCGCCTCCGCCGAGACGTCCCGGCCGCCGAGCTCGCGGTCCCGGTCGGCGCGCAGCTGCACGAAGAACTTCACCGCGTGCCCGCCCATGTCGCGCACCCACTGGGCGTTCTGCTCGGGCTCGCGGCGGGTCAGCGGCTCGTCGCCGAACTTCCCGCGGTCGGACGGTTCCGCGGCGACGGCGAGTCCGGCGCCGGGCGCGAGGTTGCCGTCCTCGACGGCGGCCGGGACGCCGAAGTCGGGGTCGACGAGCAGGCCGCTGGCGCTGGGCGAGAGCCCGCCCACCACGTCCCCCTTGAACCCGCGCAGCAGGTCGTCGTCGATGGGCTGGTTCGCGGCGGTGAACATGCGCCGCAAGGTGTTGCGCTGGTCGAGCGCGACGATGGCGAAGGTGCCGTCGGACTGGGCGATGTCGGCGAGGGCCGCGGTCATGGTTGCGCTCCGATGGTGTCGAGGGCGTTGTCGGTGAACTGACGGGCGATGTCCACTGCGGACACCGCGGTCTCGCCGTCGGCGTGCGCGGCGGCACGGGCGGCGAAGATGGCAGCGCCGTAGGCGCTGGGCTGGTCGAGGCGCGAGTAGCGGACCTCGGGCAGGCTGCGCTGCTTCGCCGCGCGGAAGCTGCCCATCCGGGTCCAGCCGCCCGCGGCGGTGACGTGCTCGTGCGGCCCGGCTTCCGCGGCCATCAGCGCGATCACGGCGTCGGTCTCCGCCATGGCGTGCGACAGCGCCGCCGACCACACCCGCAGCGGGGTCGCGCCGTCGCCGCCGAGCCGCACGTCGACGTGCTCGCTGCGGGCGTGCGCACCGCTGACCTGGATGGCCGCGCCTTCGGGGGGCTCGCTGAGCCACTGCTCGTCGAGTTCGGCCCGGCCGGGTTGTTCCTTGCGCCCCAGCAGCGCGAGCACCTGGTCCAGCAGCAGGCCGCCGCGGGTACCGCCGAGCAGGATCCAGCGGCCCGGCAGGACGTGCATGCCCTGCGCGATGCCTTCGTCGGTGAGCCGGGCGCGCTGGTCGTCCCGCAAGGGCGCCGACGCGACGCGCAGCAGCGCCTCGGAGGTGCCGCAGGAGTCGAACAGGTGCTCGCCGTGCCAGACGCCGCTGGCGACGGAGGCGACCGGGTGGTCGTGCCCGGCGACGCTGAGCACCGCGCCGCGCACCGACTCCGGGACATCGGGGTGGTCGACGGTGCCGATCGGCGTTCCGGCCGGGGTGAGCGGCGGCAGCACCGCGGCGGACAGCCCCAGGTGCTCCAGCGCAGGGGACCACGGCGACCGGGTGGCCTGGTCGAGCAGCCCGGTCCGGGAGGCCAGCGACGGTTCGGTGACCGCCGCGCCGCCCAACGCGTGGGCGACGTACTCGGGCACGTTGAGCCAGCGCCCGGCGCGGCGCGGGGACAGGCCCTGCTCGACGAGGCGGTTCAGCTTCGCGAACGAGCACAGCGGGCTCAGCGGCAGTCCGGTGCGCGCGCTGAACTCGCGCACCAGATCTCCGGGCAGCGCGGCGAGTTCGGCTCCGCCGCGCTGGTCGAACCACGCGATGATCGGGTGCATCGGGGTGCCGCGGCGGTCGAGCAGGACCCCGGACTCCGCCATCCCGGTGATCGCGACGGACGTGACCCGCAGGCCGTGGGCGGAGCGCTCGGCCACCTGCACGGCACCGGACACAGTGGACAGAACTCTGCCCAGGAGCAGCTCGGCGGGCAGTTCGCTGTGCCCGTCGGCGGTGCGGCGCCAGTCGGTCGGCGTGCGCCGGAGGCTCAACGTCCCGCCGCGCCGATCGGTGACGAGCACCTTGATCTCGGTGCTGCCCACGTCGATGCCGACGACCGCTTCGGTCGTTGCGAACTCCACTCGGCACGCTCCTTCAGACCACGACACCGGCCTCTTCGCCGGCTGGCACAGATGGAACGCGAGCCATGTCATCGATGTCAACGCTTTTTCGATTCACCTTGGACATCGATGTCAGGCGCCGTGACCGGCACGAACCTCAAGCGGAACCGAAATCCCCGGCAGCACAGGTGAAAGACGGCCGAAAACCCGGGCGCGAAACCCGTTTCTTGACTCGCCAGTAGGCAGCGGGCAACATCATCGGAACGTGATATTCCCGGCACCGGTGGTGATCGACCCCGTGCCGCGCAGTGCGCACCGCCCATCGATTCATTTCGAGAAAGGCGTGGTTCATGACTGCAACATCGCCCTCATCGCCCGGCCGAAGACGCCGCACCCTGGTCGCCGCGACCGCGCTGCTGGGCCTGCTCGCGGGCGGCTCGCCGATCGCGCACGCCGCCGACGACTCCTACCAGCGCGGACCCGACCCGACCGAGGAGAGCATCGAAGCGCCCCTCGGCTCGTTCGCCGTCGAGCAGGAAGTGGTGCCGCGCAGCGGCGCCACGGGCTTCGGCGGCGGCACGATCTACTACCCCACCGACACCTCCGAAGGCACCTTCGGCGCCGTCGCCGTCTCCCCCGGCTACACCGGGGACCAATCCACGATGTCCTGGTACGGCCCCCGATTGGCCTCGCGGGGCTTCGTGGTGTTCACCATCGACACCCTCACCCCCTACGACCAGCCGGACTCGCGGGCCGGGCAACTGCTCGCCGCCCTCGACCACCTGAGCACCGAGCCCGCGGTGCGCGATCGCCTCGACCCGGACCGCCGCGCGGTGATGGGTCATTCGATGGGCGGCGGCGGGTCGCTGCGGGCCACCGTCGACGATCCGAGCCTGAAGGCCTCGATCCCGCTGACGCCGTGGCACACGGTGCGGGACTGGTCGGCGGTGCGGACGCCGACGCTCATCATCGGTGCGGAGAACGACGCGGTGGCTCCGGTGAGCTCCCATTCGGAACCGTTCTACGAGAGCCTGCCCGGCTCACCGGACAAGGCCTACCTGGAGCTCGCGGGCGCCGGGCACCTGGCGCCGAACACCGACGACACGACCATCGCGAAGTCGAGCATCGCGTGGCTCAAGCGCTTCGTCGACGAGGACGTCCGCTACGACCGGTTCCTGTGTCCGCCGCCGAGCGGGTCCGAGATCGCGGAGTACCGGGACACCTGCCCGATCGGGTAGTGCTCATCGCGGATCGATCGCCGTCGTGCCGGCCCGGCGCGGCGGCGTTCGCGCGTCCCGCGCGCGCGAGATCGCGTCCACTGTGCACTCGAACGCCCGATTCCCTTGAGCCGGAACGGTTTCCTCGATCCGCCGTGGATCTGCTCGGCCGCTGCGGGCGAACCCTCCACATTCGACCGGCGCTCCGCGATCACCCCCACCGCTGCGCGCGCCGAGCCGTGCGCGCCGGTACGTTGGCCACGGTCCGCACCACCACGCAGGAACGAGGAGGACCCATGTCCGTGCCACCACTGCCCGCCGACACGATCGCCCTGCTCCGCAAGCCCAACCCGTCGACCATCACGACGTTGCGCTCGGACGGGCAGCCGGTCTCCACCGCCACCTGGTACCTGTGGGAGAACGACAAGGTGCTGGTCAACATGGACGAGGGCCGCAAGCGGCTGGACCACATCCGCCGCGACCCGCGCGTCACGCTGACCGTGCTCGACGACGGCGACTGGTACACCCACGTCACCTTGCTCGGGCGGGTCACCGAACTGCGCGAGGACACCGGGCTGACCGACATCGACCGGTTGGCCGAGCACTACCTCGGCCAGCAGTACCCCGACCGGCAGCGGCCCCGGGTGTCCGCGCTGATCGAGATCGACCGCTGGCACGGCTGGGGCAGCCAGAAGGACAGCAGCCAGCCCGGCTGACCCCGCGCGGGACGGATCAGCCGCGGTGCTCGTCGGCCGCGGCTTGGATCCGCCCGACGTACGCCGCCCAGTGCGCGGCGTCTCCGAAGTCCTCGTGGTCGGGCCCGCCCCGGCCGTCGACGCCCTCGCGCAGGACGTCGACGTGCCCCGCGTGCTGCGCGGTCTCCGCGACCACCCTCACCAGCAGGTGCCCCAAGGTCGTGTCCCGCCGCGCCGCCGGCCACCACGGCACGTGCGCGGGCGCGTCCAGCGGCAGCTCCGCCACCACCCGGTCCGAATGCGCCCAGGCCTCCCGGTAGAGCCCCACGAGGTGGTCCCGGGACTGCTCGGCGGTGGCCCACATGTCCGCGCCGTCCCAGATCGAACCGTCCTCGACCCATGGCAGCCGCACCGGTGACGGGCGCCCGGCGCAGTCGCCGAGGTAGCCGGCTTCGATGCCCGCCAAGTGCTTGACCAGGCCGAGGACGTTGGATCCGCTGGGTGTCAGCGGACGGCGCGCGTCGTACTCCCCCAGCCCGTCCAGTCCGCGCAGCACGGTGTCGCGGGACTGCTGGAGGTAGTGCAGCAGATAGTCCGCGATCGTCGTCTCACCCATGGGGAGGACCGTAGTGCGCCGGTCCGACGGCGCGCGGCTCGCGGCCCTGATCCGACGGTGGATCAAGCCGATCCCACGCCAGGTGTTTAATCGTTACACACCTACGCGGCCTGCGGATCTTGCACCTCGACCCCAGCGGACACCCGGCCGCTCCTGCTCCGTTTCCGGAACGTCCTCGGCTCGAACGCGTTCGGAGCACCTGCCACTAGACCAGCAGGACCTTGTCCTCCGACGGCGCAACCCCTTATCGTGCGGATCCATTGATTGAAACGTTTCAACACTCCGTGCGCTCGCCGCCGGAGCCTGCGACATCAGAGCCGATGGACAGGAGGACCGATGGGGGTCCGATTCGGTAGCGAACGCACGACCGGCTGGCGCGCGACGATCGCCGTGGCCATGTCGAACTACATCGAGGCGGGCTCGATCATCGCGATCGCCACCAGCCTCAGCCTCTGGCAGGAGCGCTTCGGCCTGGACGATCTGGCGGTCGGGCTGCTCGCCGCGCTGAGCGCGAACGCGTTCGGCGCCGCCGCGGGCGCGGCCATCGGCGGCCCGCTGTGCGACCGCTACGGCCGCAAGTTCATCTACACCTACGACCTGCTGCTGTACATGCTGGGTGTGCTGCTGGCGGTGTTCGCCACGTCCTTCGGGATGCTGCTGACCGCGTTCGTGCTCACCGGCATCGCCGTCGGCGCGGGCGTCACCGCCTCCTGGACCTACATCGCGGAAGAAGCGCCGCACGACAAGCGGGCCGCCCACGTCGGCGCCGCGCAGCTCGCGTGGTCGATCGGGCCGACGCTCGGCTACCTGCTGGCGGTCGTGGCCGCCCCGTTCGGCCTGCTCGGCAGCCGGTTGATCTTCCTGCACCTGTTCGTCGTCGCGGCCGTGACCTGGTGGGTGCGCCGCGGCCTCGCGGAATCGACGCTGTGGCGCGACCGCAAGGACGATCCGAGTCAGCAGCTCACCTTCCTGAGCAGCGTGCGCGGCCTGTTCAGCAGGAGGACGAACCTGCTCGCGATGCTGTTCCTGTTCGGCGTGTACGCGCTGTGGAACGCGGTCGCGGGGCAGGCCGGGATCTTCCAGCCGCGGGTGTACGACGCGGTCGGCCTCACCTCGGTGACCGAGCAGTACCTGCTGCAGGTCCTCGTGTGGGGCTGCACCAGCGTCGCCACCTACTTCGGATTCATGCTGCTCGCCGACCGGGTGAGCCGCCGAGCGCTGTACTGCGCCGGCGCCGCGC
This window of the Saccharopolyspora gloriosae genome carries:
- a CDS encoding sugar porter family MFS transporter; translated protein: MATTSLDPAPPSRAAGKAVTGAALVAALGGLLFGYDTGVISAALLYIAPEFQLSELWQQVVVASLLVGAIVGVGLGGIIADALGRRRTLSITSVVFTAGAVISALAPDLATLLGSRLLLGFAIGTASLSVPAYIAEIAPPEKRGSLVSINQIMISSGILLSYMSGYVLAEAGAWRWMLGLAGLPSLLMFAGLFRLPESPRWLVSRGRSQEAREVLRRIVGPDRVESELRALSSAVTAEDGVTYRDVLKPAMRPAIYLGIGVAAVNQLVGVNAITYYAPTLLTKAGFGTSAAILSSVGIGVANVVFTLVGLLLVDRIGRRPLLLVGLGGVVASLVGIGLLYAVTDLGGGWGVALVALLITYEAMFSASIGLAMWLINSEIFPTALRGKAGSFGMFTHWGLNLIISLTVLSAFEAFTPSGLFWLYALFGLIGFFYLKKYLPETRNRTLEEVEATLRARARG
- a CDS encoding DinB family protein; the protein is MGETTIADYLLHYLQQSRDTVLRGLDGLGEYDARRPLTPSGSNVLGLVKHLAGIEAGYLGDCAGRPSPVRLPWVEDGSIWDGADMWATAEQSRDHLVGLYREAWAHSDRVVAELPLDAPAHVPWWPAARRDTTLGHLLVRVVAETAQHAGHVDVLREGVDGRGGPDHEDFGDAAHWAAYVGRIQAAADEHRG
- a CDS encoding MFS transporter gives rise to the protein MGVRFGSERTTGWRATIAVAMSNYIEAGSIIAIATSLSLWQERFGLDDLAVGLLAALSANAFGAAAGAAIGGPLCDRYGRKFIYTYDLLLYMLGVLLAVFATSFGMLLTAFVLTGIAVGAGVTASWTYIAEEAPHDKRAAHVGAAQLAWSIGPTLGYLLAVVAAPFGLLGSRLIFLHLFVVAAVTWWVRRGLAESTLWRDRKDDPSQQLTFLSSVRGLFSRRTNLLAMLFLFGVYALWNAVAGQAGIFQPRVYDAVGLTSVTEQYLLQVLVWGCTSVATYFGFMLLADRVSRRALYCAGAALGVLAWAALIYAPANTATLLVFAVGWGVSSGIGAQAFYGLWASELFATRYRASAQGVLFLAARVLVGLLSVGFPALLTQIGLRGLGTLILGFLIASLLIGTVWAPRTQGKSLQQIEHERYGTPESTGGAVVSP
- a CDS encoding alpha/beta fold hydrolase, whose protein sequence is MTATSPSSPGRRRRTLVAATALLGLLAGGSPIAHAADDSYQRGPDPTEESIEAPLGSFAVEQEVVPRSGATGFGGGTIYYPTDTSEGTFGAVAVSPGYTGDQSTMSWYGPRLASRGFVVFTIDTLTPYDQPDSRAGQLLAALDHLSTEPAVRDRLDPDRRAVMGHSMGGGGSLRATVDDPSLKASIPLTPWHTVRDWSAVRTPTLIIGAENDAVAPVSSHSEPFYESLPGSPDKAYLELAGAGHLAPNTDDTTIAKSSIAWLKRFVDEDVRYDRFLCPPPSGSEIAEYRDTCPIG
- a CDS encoding FGGY family carbohydrate kinase: MEFATTEAVVGIDVGSTEIKVLVTDRRGGTLSLRRTPTDWRRTADGHSELPAELLLGRVLSTVSGAVQVAERSAHGLRVTSVAITGMAESGVLLDRRGTPMHPIIAWFDQRGGAELAALPGDLVREFSARTGLPLSPLCSFAKLNRLVEQGLSPRRAGRWLNVPEYVAHALGGAAVTEPSLASRTGLLDQATRSPWSPALEHLGLSAAVLPPLTPAGTPIGTVDHPDVPESVRGAVLSVAGHDHPVASVASGVWHGEHLFDSCGTSEALLRVASAPLRDDQRARLTDEGIAQGMHVLPGRWILLGGTRGGLLLDQVLALLGRKEQPGRAELDEQWLSEPPEGAAIQVSGAHARSEHVDVRLGGDGATPLRVWSAALSHAMAETDAVIALMAAEAGPHEHVTAAGGWTRMGSFRAAKQRSLPEVRYSRLDQPSAYGAAIFAARAAAHADGETAVSAVDIARQFTDNALDTIGAQP
- a CDS encoding PPOX class F420-dependent oxidoreductase; the encoded protein is MSVPPLPADTIALLRKPNPSTITTLRSDGQPVSTATWYLWENDKVLVNMDEGRKRLDHIRRDPRVTLTVLDDGDWYTHVTLLGRVTELREDTGLTDIDRLAEHYLGQQYPDRQRPRVSALIEIDRWHGWGSQKDSSQPG